The Streptomyces sp. R28 region CAACCTCGTGGGCAACGCCCTGCGGCACGGCAGCGCGCCCGTCACGGTCCGCCTGCGCACCGAGGCACGCGCCGCGGGCACGCCCGTGCTGATCACCGAGGTCATGGACAGCGGCCCCGGCATCCGCCCCGAATCGCTCCCGCACATCTTCGACCGCTTCTACAAGGCCGACGCGGCCCGCACCCGCTCGGCGGGCAGCGGCCTGGGACTGGCGATCACACAAGAGAACGTGAAGCTGCACGGCGGAACGATCCGCGCGGGGAACCAGGCCGGGGGCGGCGCCGTCTTCACCGTCGAGATACCGCTTCACGCGGAGGAGGCCGGCGGATGAGGCGTGCGCGGACGCGCCGACGTGCGGCGGCCGTTGCCGTCGTGGTCGTCGCGGCGGCCGCGCCGCTGATCGGTGGCTGCGGTATCCAGGAGACCGACGTCATCGAGGCGGGCGGTCCCGCCTCCATCCAGGCCTTCGTCGACCGCGACTACGACATGCTGCTCTTCTTCCGTTCCCCCGACGGAGGGCTGAGCCCCGTGATCCGGACGATCGGGTCCTCGACCGGGTTCGGTCCCGGATACGTCGAGGCGGGTTCCGGAGACCAGAAGTCCGGCGACCCGGCTGGACCGGTGCCGACGGAGAAGGTCGTCATGGCGTTGCTCAACGGCCCGGGTAAGGAAGACCGAGCCGCCGGCCTGGGCACCTCCCTTCCCGCCGCCCGCCCCGGCGGGACCGTCGAGGTCGAGCGCGCCCCGGGCGACAGGGTCACGGCCCGTGTGCCCCTCGCCCTGGAGGGCCTGGACAGCACTGCCGTACGCCAGCTGACCTGCACGATCGCCTACAGCCAGGACGCCGACGGCCAGGTCGTCGTGGAGCTCACGGGGCAGGACGGGGCATCGCGATCCGGCACCTGTGGCCTCGCCCCCGGCAACATGGGCACCGCACCCACGGAGACCGAGTCCCGGACACGGGGCACGCCGACCGGCACGAGCGGCGGAGCCTGAAGAACGCCCCCTGGGTGGCCTGTCGCCGCCCGGCCCTCCGGAGCGCCGGGCGGCGACCCCACCCGCGACGTGGGCCCGTGACGGCGCCCGGGCCCGGTCAGACGGTGAGCAGGGCCTTGATGGCGCGCCGCTCGTCCATCGCCTTGTACGCCTTCGCCGCCTCGTCGAGCGGGACGGACAGGTCGAAGACCTTGCCGGGGCTGATCTTCCGCTGCCAGATCAGGTCGATCAGCTCGGGCAGGTACTGGCGCACCGGGGCGGGGCCGCCGACCAGGTGGACCTGGGAGAAGAACAGTTCCTGACCGTCGAGGGCGACGTCGTGGGAGACGCCCACGAAGCCGACGTGGCCGCCCGGCCGGGTGGAGCGAATGGCCTGCTGCATGGACTCCTGGGTACCGACCGCCTCGACGACGGAGTGGGCGCCAAGACCCCCGGTCAGCTCCTTGATCCTCGCCACGCCCTCGTCGCCGCGCTCGGTGACGATGTCGGTGGCGCCGAACTCGAGGGCCAGCTTCTGACGGGACTCGTGCCGGCTCATGGCGATGATCCGCTCCGCGCCGAGCTGCTTGGCGGCCATGACCGCGAGCAGGCCGACCGCGCCGTCGCCGACGACCGCGACCGTCTTGCCGGGGCCGGCCTCGGCGGCGACCGCGCCGAACCAGCCGGTGCCCAGCACGTCGGAGGCGGCGAGCAGGTGCGGGATCAAGTCGGCGTCGGGCATCCCCGGGGTGGGGACCAGGGTGCCGTCGGCGTTGGCGATCAGGGCCCGCTCGGCCTGGGTGCCGGACTGGAAGACGCGGTTCACGCAGGAGGACGGCCAGCCGGAGCGGCAGATCTCGCAGATGCCGCAGGAGGTGGCGAACGAGCCGACCACGAACTGGCCGGGCTTGACGTTCTTGACCTCGCTGCCGACCTCCTCGACGACGCCGACGTAT contains the following coding sequences:
- a CDS encoding zinc-dependent alcohol dehydrogenase family protein gives rise to the protein MRAAVLHAPGDVRVEEITGPEITAPTDAIIRLSAACVCGSDLWPYRGIEALDGPARMGHEYVGVVEEVGSEVKNVKPGQFVVGSFATSCGICEICRSGWPSSCVNRVFQSGTQAERALIANADGTLVPTPGMPDADLIPHLLAASDVLGTGWFGAVAAEAGPGKTVAVVGDGAVGLLAVMAAKQLGAERIIAMSRHESRQKLALEFGATDIVTERGDEGVARIKELTGGLGAHSVVEAVGTQESMQQAIRSTRPGGHVGFVGVSHDVALDGQELFFSQVHLVGGPAPVRQYLPELIDLIWQRKISPGKVFDLSVPLDEAAKAYKAMDERRAIKALLTV